The Fortiea contorta PCC 7126 genome has a segment encoding these proteins:
- a CDS encoding DUF3727 domain-containing protein: MFSSQFPEENDHAHAGSITLTDDKGRTLECYIEHSLAVDGQEYVLLLPVDSPVEIFAWQGEDEEEEAVLVEDDDTIDKIFGTAQAVLSEQNLVLKNTAYALTVAGDLPPVEESELFTLEIEDEEADLEPEQLQLLASFYDEEQEYAIYTPLDPLLFFARTSKNGLPELLSPEEFRKVQPLLEEHLFNEVE; encoded by the coding sequence ATGTTTTCCTCTCAATTCCCTGAAGAAAATGATCATGCTCATGCCGGTTCGATAACTTTGACAGACGACAAAGGGCGAACCCTCGAATGTTATATTGAGCATTCCTTAGCAGTGGATGGACAAGAATATGTCTTACTCCTACCTGTTGATTCACCTGTAGAAATTTTTGCTTGGCAAGGTGAAGATGAAGAAGAAGAAGCAGTGCTCGTAGAAGATGACGACACTATTGATAAAATTTTTGGTACCGCTCAAGCGGTTTTATCAGAGCAGAATCTGGTTTTGAAGAATACAGCTTATGCGCTGACAGTCGCAGGTGATTTACCACCAGTGGAAGAATCAGAACTCTTCACCTTAGAAATCGAAGATGAAGAAGCAGATTTAGAACCAGAGCAATTACAACTACTCGCCAGTTTCTATGACGAAGAACAAGAGTATGCAATTTATACACCCCTCGACCCACTGCTATTTTTTGCCCGCACATCAAAAAATGGTTTACCTGAATTGCTGTCTCCAGAAGAGTTTCGTAAAGTACAACCATTATTAGAAGAACATCTTTTTAATGAGGTTGAATAA
- the ruvX gene encoding Holliday junction resolvase RuvX — MTTPEQPKQLISALGLDFGRKRIGVAGCDRTGLIATGITTIERASFVQDVERLRQLVQERQVEVIVMGLPYSMDGSVGFQARQVQKFATRLAQALALPVEYVDERLTSLQAEQLLRDENRSPSRHKALIDRKAAALILQQWLDARRAKSRSPAVASEY, encoded by the coding sequence GTGACAACCCCCGAGCAACCAAAACAGTTGATTTCAGCCCTAGGACTAGATTTCGGTCGCAAGCGCATTGGTGTAGCAGGATGCGATCGGACAGGTTTAATTGCTACAGGAATCACTACAATTGAGAGAGCATCTTTTGTCCAAGATGTCGAGCGTTTACGACAGCTAGTCCAAGAGCGTCAAGTAGAAGTGATAGTCATGGGCTTACCCTACTCAATGGATGGCTCCGTTGGCTTTCAAGCTCGTCAAGTGCAAAAATTTGCCACTAGACTGGCTCAAGCCCTAGCACTACCCGTGGAATATGTCGATGAGCGCTTAACTTCATTACAAGCAGAGCAGTTGCTCAGAGATGAAAACCGCTCTCCCTCGCGTCACAAAGCCCTAATTGACCGCAAAGCCGCAGCTCTAATTTTGCAACAATGGCTAGATGCTCGCAGAGCTAAATCCCGCAGTCCAGCCGTAGCTAGCGAGTATTGA